One genomic window of Syngnathoides biaculeatus isolate LvHL_M chromosome 13, ASM1980259v1, whole genome shotgun sequence includes the following:
- the LOC133510434 gene encoding elongation factor 2b isoform X1: protein MVNFTVDQIRAIMDKKSNIRNMSVIAHVDHGKSTLTDSLVSKAGIIASSRAGETRFTDTRKDEQERCITIKSTAISMYYELAEKDLAFIKQCKDGNGFLINLIDSPGHVDFSSEVTAALRVTDGALVVVDCVSGVCVQTETVLRQAIAERIKPVLMMNKMDRALLELQLETEDLFRTFQRIIENVNVIISTYGEDEGGPMGNILIDPVIGTVGFGSGLHGWAFTLKQFAEMYVAKFVAKGSEAQMSPAERCKKVEDMMKKLWGERYVDPSTGKFTKTATGPDGQKYPRSFCQFILDPIFKVFDAIMNFKKDETAKLIEKLDIKLDSEDKEKDGKALLKAVMRRWLPAGEALLQMITIHLPSPVTAQKYRCELLYEGPGDDEAAMGIKNCDPKAPLMMYISKMVPTSDKGRFYAFGRVFSGCVSTGQKVRIMGPNFTPGKKEDLYIKPIQRTILMMGRYVEPIEDVPCGNIVGLVGVDQFLVKTGTITTFEQAHNMRVMKFSVSPVVRVAVEAKNPADLPKLVEGLKRLAKSDPMVQCIIEESGEHIIAGAGELHLEICLKDLEEDHACIPLKKSDPVVSYRETVTEESDQMCLSKSPNKHNRLFMKSRPFPDGLAEDIEKGDVTARQELKARARYLADKYEWEVTEARKIWCFGPDGTGPNLLIDVTKGVQYLNEIKDSVVAGFQWATKEGALCEENMRAVRFDIHDVTLHADAIHRGGGQIIPTARRVLYACQLTAQPRLMEPVYLVEIQCPEAVVGGIYGVLNRKRGHVFEESQVMGTPMFVVKAYLPVNESFGFTADLRSNTGGQAFPQCVFDHWQILQGDPRDPTSKPAEVVAEIRKRKGLKEGIPPLDNYLDKL, encoded by the exons ATG GTCAACTTCACCGTGGACCAGATCCGAGCCATCATGGACAAGAAGTCCAACATCAGGAACATGTCCGTGATCGCCCACGTGGACCACGGCAAGTCCACGCTGACCGACTCACTGGTGTCCAAGGCCGGCATCATCGCGTCGTCCCGGGCCGGAGAGACTCGTTTCACGGACACGCGCAAAGACGAGCAAGAGCGTTGCATCACCATCAAATCGAC GGCCATCTCCATGTACTATGAGCTCGCCGAGAAAGACTTGGCCTTCATTAAGCAGTGCAAAGATGGAAATGGCTTCCTCATCAACCTCATCGATTCACCAGGTCATGTTGACTTCTCCTCTGAGGTCACGGCGGCGCTCAGGGTGACCGACGGAGCCCTCGTGGTGGTGGACTGTGTCTCCG GGGTGTGCGTGCAGACTGAGACTGTACTGCGGCAGGCCATCGCTGAGCGCATCAAGCCGGTTCTGATGATGAACAAGATGGACCGGGCCTTGCTAGAGCTACAGCTGGAGACGGAGGACCTCTTCAGGACCTTCCAGCGCATCATAGAGAACGTCAATGTCATAATTTCCACCTACGGAGAGGATGAGGGCGGACCCATGGGGAACATCCTG ATTGACCCTGTTATCGGCACAGTAGGCTTCGGCTCCGGTCTGCATGGCTGGGCTTTCACACTGAAGCAGTTTGCTGAGATGTACGTAGCCAAATTTGTTGCAAAGGGCTCAGAAGCTCAGATGAGTCCAGCAGAAAGGTGTAAGAAAGTCGAAGACATGATGAAGAAACTGTGGGGAGAGAG ATATGTTGATCCAAGTACCGGCAAGTTCACCAAGACTGCCACAGGTCCTGATGGGCAGAAATATCCTCGCTCTTTTTGCCAGTTTATTTTGGACCCCATCTTCAAG GTGTTTGACGCCATCATGAATTTTAAGAAGGACGAGACGGCCAAACTCATTGAGAAGCTGGATATCAAGCTGGACTCTGAGGACAAAGAAAAGGATGGGAAAGCGCTGCTGAAGGCGGTGATGCGTCGCTGGCTGCCAGCTGGGGAGGCCCTGCTCCAAATGATCACCATCCACCTGCCCTCCCCAGTCACCGCTCAGAAATACCGCTGTGAGCTGCTCTACGAGGGCCCGGGTGATGATGAAGCCGCCATGG GCATTAAGAACTGCGATCCCAAAGCTCCTCTGATGATGTACATTTCCAAGATGGTCCCGACCAGTGACAAAGGTCGCTTTTACGCATTTGGCCGCGTCTTTTCTGGATGTGTGTCCACGGGCCAGAAGGTGCGCATCATGGGGCCAAACTTCACTCCTGGCAAGAAAGAAGACCTCTATATCAAACCCATCCAAAG GACGATCCTGATGATGGGCAGATATGTGGAGCCTATCGAAGATGTTCCATGTGGCAACATTGTCGGTCTTGTTGGAGTCGACCAGTTCCTGGTGAAGACGGGGACCATCACCACTTTTGAACAA GCCCACAACATGAGGGTGATGAAGTTCAGCGTCAGTCCTGTTGTCAGAGTTGCCGTGGAGGCCAAGAACCCGGCCGACTTGCCCAAGCTGGTGGAGGGCCTGAAGCGCCTGGCCAAGTCCGACCCCATGGTGCAGTGCATCATCGAAGAGTCCGGGGAGCACATCATCGCGGGAGCGGGCGAGCTCCATCTGGAGATATGCCTGAAGGACTTGGAGGAGGACCACGCCTGCATTCCACTGAAA AAATCAGACCCAGTTGTGTCTTATAGAGAGACGGTGACCGAGGAATCTGACCAGATGTGTCTGTCCAAGTCTCCCAACAAGCACAATCGTCTCTTCATGAAGTCTCGTCCCTTCCCAGACGGCTTGGCCGAAGACATCGAGAAGGGGGACGTCACGGCTCGTCAGGAGCTCAAAGCTCGTGCGCGTTACTTGGCCGACAAGTACGAGTGGGAGGTGACCGAAGCCAGGAAGATCTGGTGCTTTGGTCCCGATGGAACCGGGCCCAACTTGCTCATAGACGTGACAAAGGGGGTCCAGTACCTCAACGAGATTAAGGACAGCGTTGTGGCCGGTTTCCAGTGGGCCACTAAAGAG GGTGCACTGTGCGAGGAGAACATGCGCGCCGTCCGTTTTGACATTCACGACGTGACGCTGCACGCCGACGCCATCCACCGGGGCGGAGGACAGATCATTCCCACGGCTCGCAGGGTCCTGTACGCCTGCCAGCTCACCGCTCAGCCTCGGCTCATGGAACCAGTGTACCTGGTGGAGATTCAG TGCCCTGAAGCTGTGGTCGGGGGGATCTACGGTGTTCTGAATAGGAAACGAGGTCATGTCTTTGAGGAATCTCAAGTGATGGGAACTCCCATGTTTGTGGTGAAAGCCTACCTGCCTGTCAATGAATCCTTCG GGTTCACCGCTGACCTGCGTAGTAACACTGGGGGCCAGGCCTTTCCACAATGTGTGTTTGACCACTGGCAAATTCTCCAGGGTGACCCGAGAGACCCCACCAGCAAACCCGCAGAAGTCGTTGCTGAAATTAGGAAGCGGAAAGGTCTCAAGGAGGGCATCCCCCCACTGGACAATTACCTGGACAAATTGTAA
- the LOC133510434 gene encoding elongation factor 2b isoform X2 has translation MDKKSNIRNMSVIAHVDHGKSTLTDSLVSKAGIIASSRAGETRFTDTRKDEQERCITIKSTAISMYYELAEKDLAFIKQCKDGNGFLINLIDSPGHVDFSSEVTAALRVTDGALVVVDCVSGVCVQTETVLRQAIAERIKPVLMMNKMDRALLELQLETEDLFRTFQRIIENVNVIISTYGEDEGGPMGNILIDPVIGTVGFGSGLHGWAFTLKQFAEMYVAKFVAKGSEAQMSPAERCKKVEDMMKKLWGERYVDPSTGKFTKTATGPDGQKYPRSFCQFILDPIFKVFDAIMNFKKDETAKLIEKLDIKLDSEDKEKDGKALLKAVMRRWLPAGEALLQMITIHLPSPVTAQKYRCELLYEGPGDDEAAMGIKNCDPKAPLMMYISKMVPTSDKGRFYAFGRVFSGCVSTGQKVRIMGPNFTPGKKEDLYIKPIQRTILMMGRYVEPIEDVPCGNIVGLVGVDQFLVKTGTITTFEQAHNMRVMKFSVSPVVRVAVEAKNPADLPKLVEGLKRLAKSDPMVQCIIEESGEHIIAGAGELHLEICLKDLEEDHACIPLKKSDPVVSYRETVTEESDQMCLSKSPNKHNRLFMKSRPFPDGLAEDIEKGDVTARQELKARARYLADKYEWEVTEARKIWCFGPDGTGPNLLIDVTKGVQYLNEIKDSVVAGFQWATKEGALCEENMRAVRFDIHDVTLHADAIHRGGGQIIPTARRVLYACQLTAQPRLMEPVYLVEIQCPEAVVGGIYGVLNRKRGHVFEESQVMGTPMFVVKAYLPVNESFGFTADLRSNTGGQAFPQCVFDHWQILQGDPRDPTSKPAEVVAEIRKRKGLKEGIPPLDNYLDKL, from the exons ATGGACAAGAAGTCCAACATCAGGAACATGTCCGTGATCGCCCACGTGGACCACGGCAAGTCCACGCTGACCGACTCACTGGTGTCCAAGGCCGGCATCATCGCGTCGTCCCGGGCCGGAGAGACTCGTTTCACGGACACGCGCAAAGACGAGCAAGAGCGTTGCATCACCATCAAATCGAC GGCCATCTCCATGTACTATGAGCTCGCCGAGAAAGACTTGGCCTTCATTAAGCAGTGCAAAGATGGAAATGGCTTCCTCATCAACCTCATCGATTCACCAGGTCATGTTGACTTCTCCTCTGAGGTCACGGCGGCGCTCAGGGTGACCGACGGAGCCCTCGTGGTGGTGGACTGTGTCTCCG GGGTGTGCGTGCAGACTGAGACTGTACTGCGGCAGGCCATCGCTGAGCGCATCAAGCCGGTTCTGATGATGAACAAGATGGACCGGGCCTTGCTAGAGCTACAGCTGGAGACGGAGGACCTCTTCAGGACCTTCCAGCGCATCATAGAGAACGTCAATGTCATAATTTCCACCTACGGAGAGGATGAGGGCGGACCCATGGGGAACATCCTG ATTGACCCTGTTATCGGCACAGTAGGCTTCGGCTCCGGTCTGCATGGCTGGGCTTTCACACTGAAGCAGTTTGCTGAGATGTACGTAGCCAAATTTGTTGCAAAGGGCTCAGAAGCTCAGATGAGTCCAGCAGAAAGGTGTAAGAAAGTCGAAGACATGATGAAGAAACTGTGGGGAGAGAG ATATGTTGATCCAAGTACCGGCAAGTTCACCAAGACTGCCACAGGTCCTGATGGGCAGAAATATCCTCGCTCTTTTTGCCAGTTTATTTTGGACCCCATCTTCAAG GTGTTTGACGCCATCATGAATTTTAAGAAGGACGAGACGGCCAAACTCATTGAGAAGCTGGATATCAAGCTGGACTCTGAGGACAAAGAAAAGGATGGGAAAGCGCTGCTGAAGGCGGTGATGCGTCGCTGGCTGCCAGCTGGGGAGGCCCTGCTCCAAATGATCACCATCCACCTGCCCTCCCCAGTCACCGCTCAGAAATACCGCTGTGAGCTGCTCTACGAGGGCCCGGGTGATGATGAAGCCGCCATGG GCATTAAGAACTGCGATCCCAAAGCTCCTCTGATGATGTACATTTCCAAGATGGTCCCGACCAGTGACAAAGGTCGCTTTTACGCATTTGGCCGCGTCTTTTCTGGATGTGTGTCCACGGGCCAGAAGGTGCGCATCATGGGGCCAAACTTCACTCCTGGCAAGAAAGAAGACCTCTATATCAAACCCATCCAAAG GACGATCCTGATGATGGGCAGATATGTGGAGCCTATCGAAGATGTTCCATGTGGCAACATTGTCGGTCTTGTTGGAGTCGACCAGTTCCTGGTGAAGACGGGGACCATCACCACTTTTGAACAA GCCCACAACATGAGGGTGATGAAGTTCAGCGTCAGTCCTGTTGTCAGAGTTGCCGTGGAGGCCAAGAACCCGGCCGACTTGCCCAAGCTGGTGGAGGGCCTGAAGCGCCTGGCCAAGTCCGACCCCATGGTGCAGTGCATCATCGAAGAGTCCGGGGAGCACATCATCGCGGGAGCGGGCGAGCTCCATCTGGAGATATGCCTGAAGGACTTGGAGGAGGACCACGCCTGCATTCCACTGAAA AAATCAGACCCAGTTGTGTCTTATAGAGAGACGGTGACCGAGGAATCTGACCAGATGTGTCTGTCCAAGTCTCCCAACAAGCACAATCGTCTCTTCATGAAGTCTCGTCCCTTCCCAGACGGCTTGGCCGAAGACATCGAGAAGGGGGACGTCACGGCTCGTCAGGAGCTCAAAGCTCGTGCGCGTTACTTGGCCGACAAGTACGAGTGGGAGGTGACCGAAGCCAGGAAGATCTGGTGCTTTGGTCCCGATGGAACCGGGCCCAACTTGCTCATAGACGTGACAAAGGGGGTCCAGTACCTCAACGAGATTAAGGACAGCGTTGTGGCCGGTTTCCAGTGGGCCACTAAAGAG GGTGCACTGTGCGAGGAGAACATGCGCGCCGTCCGTTTTGACATTCACGACGTGACGCTGCACGCCGACGCCATCCACCGGGGCGGAGGACAGATCATTCCCACGGCTCGCAGGGTCCTGTACGCCTGCCAGCTCACCGCTCAGCCTCGGCTCATGGAACCAGTGTACCTGGTGGAGATTCAG TGCCCTGAAGCTGTGGTCGGGGGGATCTACGGTGTTCTGAATAGGAAACGAGGTCATGTCTTTGAGGAATCTCAAGTGATGGGAACTCCCATGTTTGTGGTGAAAGCCTACCTGCCTGTCAATGAATCCTTCG GGTTCACCGCTGACCTGCGTAGTAACACTGGGGGCCAGGCCTTTCCACAATGTGTGTTTGACCACTGGCAAATTCTCCAGGGTGACCCGAGAGACCCCACCAGCAAACCCGCAGAAGTCGTTGCTGAAATTAGGAAGCGGAAAGGTCTCAAGGAGGGCATCCCCCCACTGGACAATTACCTGGACAAATTGTAA
- the LOC133510436 gene encoding cyclic AMP-responsive element-binding protein 3-like protein 3-A, translating to MDLIDLLFRTKDETSSCHGNPPWPITMYDALSPDEKGPKDFLDSLLAGSESSSAPASPLWSPLTPDSDTPDLAGGLQVASYASFPALDAGLPHLTSVQLPPWKHENQMTSDVSIDLGWESDGLQEKLGMAYYLTSNQSSTTSSSQALTVKDLLLSNLGKKIIPQHPLQELVLNEDEKKLLAKEGINLPSELPLSKCEERVLKKIRRKIRNKRSAQESRKKKREYVDSLEERMSACSAHNLQLQRKIHRLEETNNALLEQLSQLQALLPNSSNKNTQRGTCLLVLLLSFSLIISSNMTPDPYSQASQGAYTETSVPSRSLQSVTEVKEVASTRPPLSSSRGMVALRGVAEELLKRLPDAGAARIPAP from the exons ATGGATCTCATTGACCTGCTCTTCAGGACCAAAGATGAAACCAGCAGCTGCCATGGCAACCCACCGTGGCCCATCACCATGTATGAC GCGCTGAGCCCAGACGAAAAAGGTCCAAAGGACTTTTTGGACTCTCTGCTAGCCGGGAGTGAGTCTTCCTCAGCTCCGGCATCTCCCCTGTGGTCCCCGCTCACCCCAGATAGCGACACACCCGACTTGGCCGGCGGCCTCCAAGTGGCTTCATATGCTTCATTTCCAGCCTTGGACGCGGGACTGCCTCACCTCACATCCGTGCAGCTTCCACCCTGGAAACATGAAAATCAAATGACGTCTGATGTTTCCATTGATCTGG GCTGGGAGTCTGATGGCCTCCAAGAGAAGCTGGGAATGGCGTACTACCTCACATCAAATCAAAGTTCCACAACGTCTTCCAGTCAGGCGCTTACAGTGAAGGACCTGCTCTTATCCAATCTGGGAAAGAAA ATAATTCCACAGCATCCTCTACAAGAGCTTGTTCTTAATGAGGATGAGAAGAAACTTCTGGCAAAAGAAGGCATAAACTTGCCCAGCGAACTGCCTCTGTCTAAG TGTGAGGAGCGTGTTTTGAAGAAGATCCGTCGGAAGATACGCAACAAGCGCTCAGCTCAAGAGAGccggaaaaaaaagagggaatatGTGGATAGTCTGGAAGAAAG GATGTCTGCATGCAGTGCTCACAACCTCCAGCTGCAGAGGAAGATCCACAGACTGGAGGAGACAAACAA CGCTTTGCTGGAGCAGCTGAGCCAGCTCCAAGCGCTCCTCCCAAACAGCtccaacaaaaacacacaaagagggACCTGCCTCCTG GTTTTGCtcctttccttctctctcattatttCCTCAAATATGACGCCGGATCCCTACAGTCAAGCAAGCCAAGGAGCGTACACTGAGACATcag TGCCGTCACGCTCTCTGCAGTCGGTCACCGAAGTGAAAGAGGTTGCTTCGACGCGTCCTCCCTTGTCGTCCTCCAGGGGCATGGTGGCCCTCAGAGGTGTAGCAGAGGAGCTTTTGAAAAGGCTGCCCGACGCCGGAGCTGCCAGGATCCCAGCGCCGTGA